The segment ggaAAGCAagtatactacaataaaaattaattataaaactaaataaaatagacagccaacaagaaactactatatagcacagggaactctcctcaatactctgtaatagtctaaacagataaagaatttgaaaaagaatagatagatGTGTACAtgttactgaatcactttgctctacacctgaaattaacacaacactgttaatcatctctactccaatataaaataaaaattaaaaaataaactgattttctattaatacaaagagtaaaataaaataaaatctttgtatGATAATTACACAACTGTGATTACATTAAAAGccactaaatggaaaaaaaatatctacTCCACATGTGTTTGTTGTGAGAATCAGTTAGAAACAGTAGCAATTACCCAAGAGAAGCTCTTCTCAAAGCAGAAGCATGACAGGGCAAGTCCTACCTTGCAAACGCATCCCTTGCACCCGCTTACATCGCATCTGCTAATATCTGATTGACCAAAATGGCTCACGTGTCCTAGCTGACCATCAGTGAGGCAGAGAAATATATGCTAcctaaagacgcttactccttggaaggaaagttatgaccaacctagatagcatattcaaaagcagagacattactttgccaacaaaggtccgtctagtcaaggatctggtttttcctgtggtcatgtatggatgtgagagttggactgtgaagaaggctgagcaccgaagagttgatgcttttgaactgtggtgttggagaagactcttgagagtcccttggactgcaaggagatccaaacagtccattctaaaggagatcagtcctgggtgttcattggaaggactgatgctaaagctgaaactccaatactttggccacctcatgtgaagagttgacttattggaaaagactctgatgctgggagggatttgggagcaggaggagaaggggacgacagagggtgagatggctggatggcatcaccgactcgacagacatgagtttgggtgaactctgggagttggtgatagacagggaggcctggcatgctgcaattcatggggtcacaaagagttggacacgactgagcgactgaactgaactgaactgaaaatgaaaccATGGCAAGGTGTAGATCCATAATACTACTAACTGACAGAATTCTGACCAATAATGCAAACTTCCACGCTGAAGCATAGTCATCCCTAAGCATCTGCAAAGGATTGGTCACAGGACCCACCTTGGATAAcaaaatctgcagatgctcaGGTCCCATAATCAGTGTTTCAACACTCTCAGTTTTATAACTTCACCTTTGATCTGTGTCAACTAAATGGCAAACCCTGTCACTCATCCAAAGTTGCCTTTTCCCCAAAAGAGAATCTTTCCCAAGAAAAACTCACAAGACAGTGACTCCTCAGCTCTTAACATGCTAGCACTTTTCCGAAAAACCTTCCTTTATCTCTAATACATCATTGAGATCAAAGTGTTCTGATGTATTCTGGATCACTTCACTCAATGTTGTAGATAGATAAACCAGTAGAGAGGAAGGCTGTGTTTCCCACACATGCCTGCATGAAAAGATCAGTGTAATCTATAGTGCCTTAAAATTCTGTGGAAATGGCCTCTTTTAATAGTCTGCTGCTTTTAGTACTACCTTGATAACTAACTAGATCCCCAAATTATTTACTTCTTCATTAGAACTTACACTTAGTTGAGTATCTTGAGCCAGAGTTTTACATCATAGCTAAAATGCCCAAAATAATCCTtaggaaaaaattatgaaatctgACTCTCCTAGTCTTGAAATAATGTCTGAAACTTTCCACTCAGCATCTTTCTATTAAACCTATAGAAGTTCATAATCACTAGGCCAGTTCCTGCAGCTGCCATGCATAACAAGGAATTACCATGCTTCACCTAGTATCTCAGACGTACAAACTTGCCACCCCCACAACACAATTTTAACAAAGCTCTATTGTCATTGGTCAAAATGCAATATTCAAAAATGACTTGTTGTGAAGTAAATTAAATTACTATAAGCAGAATCAGGCTTTAATAtgctgatcagttcagttcagttcagtcactcagtcatgtccaactctttgcaaccccatgaatcacagcacgccaggcctccctgtccatcaccaactcccagagttcactcaaactcatgtccatcgagttggtgatgccatccagccatctcatcctctgctgtccccttctcctcctgcccccaatccctcccagcatcagagtattttccaatgagtcaactcttcacatgaggtggccaaagtattggagtttcagcttcaacatcaggccttccaatgaacacccaggactgatctcctttaggatggactggttggagctccttgcagtccaagggactctcaagagtcttctccaacaccacagttcaaaaccatcaatgttttggctctcagctttcttcacagtccaactctcacattcatacatgaccactggaaaaaccagatccttgactagacggacctttgttggcaaagtattgtctctgcttttgaatatgctatctaggttggtcataattttccttccaaggagtaagcgtgtttaatttcatggctagagtcaccatctgcagtgatttcggagcccaaaaaaataaagtctgaccctgtttccactgtttccccaactatttcccatgaagtgatgggacaagatgccatgatcttagttttctgaatgttgagctttaagccaactttttcactctcctctttcactttcattaagaggctctttagttcctctccactttctgccataaaggtggtgtcatctgcatatctgaggtgattgatatttctcccagcaatcttgattctagcttgtgcttcttccagcccagcgtttctcatgatgtactcagcattataagttaaataagcagggtgacaatatacagccttgatgtactccttttcctatttgaaccagtctgttgttatcatacttaaaaatgaaatctgCAAAGGCAGCAACAAAGTGAAGCAAGAAAGCATAgcataaaggaaaacaaagtaaatTGGAATTCAAGGGACTTGATTCCAGTCCCAGCTGTGGCACCAGTTAGCTGTATGGGCCTGGAAAACATATAATACTTCTAATTCTCCAACATCTGTTATTAAGGAGATtagtttaaattatatataaattatagattTAATGGGTTACATATAATTTAATCCATTCAAAATTAAATTATCAATAATTGCAGAAAGTTTTCATAAAATAGTCTTGGAACACTAAAGGTGGGTCAAGGGACATGTAAAATAGGTCTGTACTAAACATTGATCTAAACGtaaaccagtccaggttcgaggcacgatactggatgcttggggctagagcactgggacgacccagagggatggtatggggagggaggagggaggaaggttcaggatggggaacacatgtataccggtggcggattcattttgatatttggcaaaactaatacaattatgtagagtttaaaaataaaattaaatttaaaaaaaaataaaaaaaagacttaaagctCTCTTTctatataaaagggaaaaaaaaactggaatttgCATTCTTCATTGAAAACACTGATAAACAAAGCATTGTATCTTTTTCTCCAAATATTACTCCTTTCTCAAGAAATTAATTTTCCCCAAGGTTTTCCTCAGGGCAGCTTTGACATCCTTGTTCCTCAAACTATATATCAGTGGATTTAACATGGGCACCACAATGGTATAGAACAGGGACGACACTTTCCCTTGGTCAAGGGGCAAAACGGAAGGTGGTTTGAGATACACAAAAGCCCCAgaaccaaagaaaaggaaaaccacaatTATGTGGGAGCTGCATGTACTGAAAGCtttggacctgccctcagtggaGTGAATGCGGAGAATGCTGGAAAGGATTAGAGCATAAGAGACGGAGATGGTGACAATGGGCATTCCAATGTCGATAGCCACAAATATGAAGACCACCAGCTCATGCACATAAGAGCTAGTACAGGAGAGCTCAAGGAGAGGTGGGATGTCACACATGAAATGATTGATGAGGTTGTCAGCACAGAAGATCAGGCTTGCTATGCTTCCTGTGTGGGCCATGGCCCCTGAAAACCCCATCACATACACACCCAACAAAAGCAGTAAACAGACCTTAGGAGACATGGTGACTGTGTACACCAGtggcttacagatggccacatagcggtcatatgCCATCGCTGACAGGACGAAGGACTCAGAGATgacaaagaagcagaagaaaaacagtTGAGTCAAACACCCTTCATGCAAGATGCTGTTCTTCCTTGAGACAAAACTCATCAGCATTTTGGGAGTGATGGTAGTGGAGTAACAGAAGTCTATTAAGGAGAGGTtgaagaggaagaagtacatgggggtgtgcaggtGCGAGTTCAACCCAATCAGTGTTATCAAGCCCAGGTTCCCCACTATGGTGACCATGTAGAAACCTAGAAACAGGAGAAAGAGGGGGATCTGGAGTCCTGGCTGGTCTGTTAAGCCTGCGAGGATGAATTCTGTCATTGAAGTGTTCTCAGCTGCCATTCTCCCCTGGAGAAAATCCGGTCCatgggggaaagaaaagagaccCGCTTAGAAACAAGACCACCAACCTCCCAGTACCCACTGTCCATTCCTGAGAATGGAATCCACAGAGATATTTGAGCTTTAGTGTGGAAGGAAGGTTTCTACTGTTTGCTATGGACCTACCTCATAACCCTAGTGTCTTTCACTTCCAGAGGACAATAAAGAGGCTAGACTAGGCCTCCAGAGTGAGAACTGGCACTACTTGAGAAAGCAAAAAGCAGAAAACTCATTCAAAAGTAAGATAGATATCTTTTAGATCTTTAAGTCAGTCCATTTTCTGtgtcccctctctcctgcctctgtTTCAGTTGCTGACACTTGGGgactttcccaggaaagaatctTGACTGGCAGAAGACACTCTGACTTCTCAGAGCTCCCACCTCTGGGTCACTGCTATCACATCAAAAAAGTGGGGtgatattttttccaaaatctCCTAACTCTAGTGGCCTTAGGTTTAATGATATTATTTTAAGCTAGCACTTATTAAGTGGTTACTTACGTGTACGAAGAGCTATGTGACTatatttttatcctcattttgtagatgagacaACTGAGTTAAGTAACTCATCCAAGTCCCAAAACTGCTGAGTAGCAGCCAGAAGGTGAACTTGGGCAGTCTGCCTCTCACGGTTTGCACTGGTAACCACCACGTTACATGACTGACCAGGCACACACTCACTTTCCTTTGGTGTAGAACTGTAATGCTATACTTCAGTGTCTCTTGTCCACAATGGTCCTGGGAAGAAAATGACCACATCAATAGAAGAGGACAGCTTTGAGTTCAGAACTCTCTCCTCCCAGTCTGCTCCAGAGAATCATAACTTCTCATTTATCTTGTATCTCTTTCTGTCTTGAAGAGCTTGATTTCCAATTACTAACTTCCCAAAACACCCTCCAGCTACAAGGAAGAATATTGTGCCCTTTCCTGACTCGTGGATAACAGGAGAATAGGCAGTTTTATTAGGATTGTAGATCTCAATGACTTGATTATTTAGAAACTCCCTCAAGACCATTTTCTGAGAGATTATTTTCCCAGAGGAAGAAATGTTTGCTTATACCCTTGATAGTGCTTAATTTGGCTTCTAGAGACAGTTTCTTTCAACAAACACTGATCTGGTACAATTAAGAGAAAAATCACTGTGATAAAAATGGCTGTCATCACCATTTCTTGAATATCCAATACTGTGCATAACACAAATCCTTTACACTGAGTTCTGGCTACCAAGATCGAAAACaccatacacatatattatttatttctcacaataataatattcattttaaaggtAAGTTGCTCAGAGGGACATTGTGTTTCAGAGCCCACATGCCTGGATCTATCTAACTCCAGGTACTTATTTTGTAATCACTAGTTTAAACTTCCTTCCGGTGAGAGCTGCTGAAATCCATAAAGCAATGTCCCTGCCTTCACAAATCTGGCAGTCTGTTGGAAAGTAACAAATATGCAATGactttaataaaaacaagaagTGTATCAAGGAAATAGTAACACCAAGGGCTGTATATACTCATAAAATTTAGGGTAGGACACTCAATAATGTATTTATATTCCAATTTATTTCAGGAAGAACTGCACTGTATCTAGTTTTAACAAGGAAATTTTTGTGATTCCCTGCCCTTATCTTCTCAAGGGGTGTAAATTTAATGGTAACAAAGAATCTCTATCAGGTAACTGCTTTCAACTTCTGCCAGGAGCAGCCTTTCTCTGAATTAAAACTCCCTTTGGCTGTCCCTGCCTtccacccacttttttttttatatataagttttttttctgtttatttattttactttacaatattgtattggttttgctatacattgatttgaatccgccatgggtgtacgtgtgttccccatcctgaaccccctcccacctccctccccatcccatccctctgggtcatcccagtgcaccacccaCTTTTCATCGAATGCTCCTCTCTATTGACTTCCCAGCTTCTCAGGCTCACAGACTGAATCCTGTTAGATAAGATTCCCAGTGCAGTGATACATCCAAATTTGTTCTTCCTCTCTGgtttgtttctgtctttatctTCTCCTCCCCAACACAAACTTCTGCCTTGTCAAAAATTGTTTATCCTTTGTCTTgatctttccatcttttcttactttctttaatATCAAGCTTACATACTCAGAATTTTGACCTGAAAAGACTCAGGAAATTACCAAATCCAGTGTTTCACAAACATGGCTAAGCACCACAATTTTCTAGAgtgtttattaaaaagaaattctgagacAAGTGAGGGAAATTAAGAGATAtaaacttccagttgcaaaataaatgagtcgtGGGTATAAAATGTACAGTCTGGGGAATATATAAGATAACTATACTATCTTTGTATAGTGACATATTGTAGCTCGACTTACTATAGTGATCACTTTGAAACatacagaaatatcaaatcaccatGTGGTGTAACAGGAGCTAACATAGAGTTGTAGGTCAGTTACTCTTCCAAAAtcaacaaactcatagaaaaagagatcagacttATGGCCCccagaggcaggggctggggcaaGGAGTGGGGGTAGAGATGGATGAagacagtcaaaaggtacaaagttcCAATTATAAGATGAGTAAGTATTAGGAATATAATGTACagtatgataaataaaattaacacagctgaatgttatatatgaaagttgaaaGTAAattctgagttctcatcacaaaaaatttttttcctatttctttaatgtcatatctatatgagatgataatTATCTATAGTGATGATAAGTTATCACTAaatgtattataataataatttcataatGTAAGTCAAATAagtatgctgtacaccttaaatatatacaatgctGTATGTTAGTTATAGCTCAATCAaactaaaagaaggaaaaaggaaaaattctgGGCTCCACCCACATCCTCTGAATCAGCATGTCTGTGGGTATAAATGGCAGCCATATTTTTAAACCTTCTCTAGTGGTTCCAATGCCAGAAACTTGCATATCCACAGAACTGATACTTATCCACATCTTAAAGACACAGAGAAGACCCAAGGGAGTAAAGCCAGTTGCCCAGGGTCACAGATCTAGTTCACATCTCCAGGTTTCCAGCCTCTCCTGGTCCATGTTTCCATATGACCTTCAGCTTGGCAGGCACACAAAGAACAAGCTATAGTAATCAGACTTCTGATTTCAAGTATAGCAGAACAGCTATTATCACACTTACCCTGTGACCATAAGCAACTATCAGACTGGAGATAATGTAAAGCAACTATCTGCAAGCTTTGGGAAGCAGACAGCACAGAGATGAAATTCTTGAGAGAAGGCAAGAATGTAAGGTGACTGACACATTCATCCTAACTTTCTCCCTAATGACAATTTCCAAACAAAGCATAGTGAAGTGGAACCCAAGCAAATTACAACAGTCTGTACGAGTAGAATAAATAAAGATCAATGCTCAAGGATGCTAAGATAGCTGAAATTTGTGGGGCAAAGTATGGAGATGAAGAACCCAAAGATAAAGACCTCCAGGCATTTGCATACCAGGAATTAGGATGAGATCTGAAACTGATACCTTCGAAGTAAGAGCTAGTCTTCAGACTAAGGGCAAAACTGAACTGGATCCATCTTAGCAAAGCCTGAATTCAGATCTCAACAGGATCGAGGTGATCTAGTAAATTACCTGCAGCCAAGGACAAACTCGAACATTCTGTAGAGAAGAATAACATGATCTACAGTCTGTACAGTATATTCATGATGTCCAtcatcataaaatgaaaaattactatAAATACAAAGAAGCAGGAAATTATGACCCATTATCAGGAAATAGAGCTGTTATAGGATTCCagaaatcctactcctgggcatatatccaaagaaaaccataatttaaaaagatatatgcaccctaatgttcattgcagcactatttacaatagccagaacatagaagcaacctaaatgtccatcgaaagaggaatggataaagaagatttggtataaacaaacaatggaatattactcagccataaaaagaatgaaacaatgccatttgcagcaacacggatggacttagagagtgtcatactgaggaAAATACATCAGAGAAGTATAAGTATCATATGATGCTTTTCATGCATGGAACcttaaaaaatggtaaaatgaacttatgtaaaagcagaaataaagtcacagatgtagaaaacaagcttCTGGTTACTGGGGGGAAGCAGGATGGGGggaataaactgggagattgggattgacatatatacacactactacatataaaagagataactaataaggacctgctgtatagcatggggaacaaTACTCGACAatttgtaatggcctatatgggaaaagagtctaaaCAAGAGTGCTGTACACATGCACTTTGTTTCCTTTGCCGTACCCctgaatctaacacaacattgtaaatcaactatatgccaataaaaattttaaaagaaacaggaaaatgtgactcataatcaagaagaaaaaatattcagtaaaatcAGATCCACATGTGACCTGAATGTAGCTATTAGCAAAGACTTTAAAGTAGCTTCTCTAATTATTTAGTATTTAAATTTAgttgaaagaaatacaaaattaacTAACAAATGGCAAATTCCAACAGATctattaaaacagtaaaaataaaggaGATTTTTCCAAAAagttcaaaactgaaaaatacagtattggaaattaaaaattcattaggTTGACTTAATAGCaggctcagcacagccaaagaaagtTTTgctaaaagcaaaacagaacaatggaaattatcatactaaaatGCAGATAGAAAAACGATAAAGACCACAGCAACCATAGACTTTAGAACAATGTCAACATATGTGTAATCAGAGTTTCAAATGGTGGGTTAGGTGAGAATTGGagtaaatagaatatttttaaagattatagatGAAAATTTCCATGATTTCATGAAATAATGAacccacagaattttttttaaaagcccagaATTGGTTTTAGattatcttatttacaaagcagaaatagagacacagacacagaaatatGTCtgaatgtatggataccaagagggagtggtgggatgaattgggatttGGGATATATACATTATTGACAGTAtgtctaaaatagataactaatgataacctaactgtgtagcacagggaactctattctgTGCTCTATggagacctaaatgggaaagaaatacaaaaaacaggGGATACATAATGTATACACagagctgatttactttgctgtacagtagaaactaaacattataaagtaactatacctcaataaaattttcTAAGTGCTTAAGATGGTAAAATGTATGCTACATGTTTTTACCACAACAAAAACTGAAGCAGTTTCTGTTCTTTCCTAGGAAAAAACAGCCCAGGAAACCATAAgcaatatgaatataaaatacacCACACCTAAGCATATCATACTTATACCAatgaaaaccaaagaaaagagaaaaagtctaAAAGCAATCATGATAGAGGGGACATTGCTTTCAGAGGAGCAAAAAATATAACTGATCTGTTACTTAAAAACATAAGTCAAAGAACATTGAAATTACATCtttaaaactgaaagagaaaaatcagttcCATATTCTATTTGTGGTAGcatattcttcaaaaataaaaaagagagaaaaaatctcaaacaaattAAAGGTGAAAGAATTTGTCCACAATAAAGCCtacacta is part of the Bos javanicus breed banteng chromosome 29, ARS-OSU_banteng_1.0, whole genome shotgun sequence genome and harbors:
- the LOC133240979 gene encoding olfactory receptor 8B12-like; this translates as MAAENTSMTEFILAGLTDQPGLQIPLFLLFLGFYMVTIVGNLGLITLIGLNSHLHTPMYFFLFNLSLIDFCYSTTITPKMLMSFVSRKNSILHEGCLTQLFFFCFFVISESFVLSAMAYDRYVAICKPLVYTVTMSPKVCLLLLLGVYVMGFSGAMAHTGSIASLIFCADNLINHFMCDIPPLLELSCTSSYVHELVVFIFVAIDIGMPIVTISVSYALILSSILRIHSTEGRSKAFSTCSSHIIVVFLFFGSGAFVYLKPPSVLPLDQGKVSSLFYTIVVPMLNPLIYSLRNKDVKAALRKTLGKINFLRKE